Proteins co-encoded in one Haladaptatus sp. ZSTT2 genomic window:
- a CDS encoding patatin-like phospholipase family protein — protein MSKRVAIACQGGGSHTAFTGGVLKGILQERPDIEITGFSGTSGGAISALAAWYGLLTDGPEEACRLIDAVWADIAATPGVDQWVNNSVVSWTRASNSGLPLPEISPYNHPFANWGHDQLRETLRRVIDFERIPELYDESQPNFVVGTVNVNAGDFETFENAAITEDAILASTAIPTLFPAVEINGHVHWDGLFSQNPPIHDLMTGAGEKPDEIWVIQINPQVREGEPQSLVEIHDRRNELAGNISLNQELRFIHRVNEWVEDGHLPKEHYKPVRTRKIELKRELPSASKLDRSPAFLEDLLEHGEQRGRSFVAQISTSTS, from the coding sequence ATGAGTAAGCGCGTCGCCATTGCGTGTCAAGGCGGCGGAAGCCACACCGCGTTCACCGGTGGCGTTCTCAAAGGCATCCTGCAGGAACGCCCGGACATCGAAATCACTGGGTTCTCTGGTACCTCGGGTGGAGCCATCTCCGCGCTCGCGGCGTGGTACGGCCTGCTCACCGACGGGCCAGAAGAAGCCTGCCGACTCATCGACGCCGTCTGGGCCGACATCGCCGCGACGCCCGGTGTCGACCAGTGGGTCAATAACTCGGTTGTTTCATGGACGCGCGCGAGCAACAGCGGACTCCCACTCCCCGAAATCAGCCCCTACAACCACCCCTTCGCAAACTGGGGTCACGACCAACTCCGCGAGACGCTCCGGCGGGTCATCGACTTCGAGCGTATTCCAGAACTCTACGACGAAAGCCAGCCAAACTTCGTCGTCGGAACCGTAAATGTGAACGCGGGCGACTTCGAGACGTTCGAGAATGCGGCGATTACCGAGGACGCCATCCTCGCGTCGACGGCGATTCCAACCCTGTTTCCGGCGGTCGAAATCAACGGCCACGTTCACTGGGACGGCCTGTTCAGCCAGAACCCGCCGATTCACGACCTCATGACCGGAGCCGGCGAGAAGCCCGACGAAATCTGGGTCATCCAGATAAATCCGCAGGTGCGCGAAGGCGAGCCACAATCGCTGGTCGAGATTCACGACCGGCGCAACGAGTTGGCCGGTAACATCTCGCTCAACCAAGAGCTGCGCTTCATCCACCGAGTAAACGAATGGGTCGAAGACGGGCACCTCCCCAAAGAACACTACAAACCCGTCAGAACCCGGAAAATCGAGTTGAAGCGAGAACTCCCGAGCGCGTCGAAGCTCGACCGCTCGCCCGCGTTCTTAGAAGACTTGCTCGAACACGGCGAACAACGCGGGCGGTCGTTCGTCGCTCAGATAAGCACGTCCACTTCGTAG
- a CDS encoding tRNA(Ile)(2)-agmatinylcytidine synthase yields the protein MTLIGLDDTDSRERGMCTTYAAARIAARIREADGHVARLLLIRLNPAVKHKTRGNAALCIHTDFASEPAFEIAREEIEASAETADPRTNPGLVVSPTDTVSDAVTQFARDAVTEFHDIADARELISQEGFLATDWKRGRGLIGALAAVGAWDAFSEWTYEYISYRPRERWGTERDIDYDSVFAAAETGYPAVWDTVDEVEGQAVCVPHTPGPILHGIRGDDPGAVREVAHAIESEPVEQTALFVTNQGTDAHLKQGTISTAKNGHAYRLSGRVATPPETREGGHVFFDIESDGARLQCAAFEPTKRFRDRVRALRVGDDLVVCGELSRGTLKLEKFAVRGLNTTAFETPECPTCGCRMKSAGADQGYRCRDCSTSAPGKVEVSVARSIERGWYEVPPCARRHIAKPLVRGRFEWETHAER from the coding sequence CGCCCGCATCGCCGCCCGCATCCGCGAGGCCGACGGGCACGTCGCTCGTCTCCTCCTCATCCGGCTGAACCCAGCCGTGAAACACAAAACACGCGGCAACGCCGCGCTCTGTATTCACACCGACTTTGCCTCCGAGCCGGCCTTCGAGATTGCGCGAGAGGAAATTGAAGCGTCTGCAGAAACCGCAGACCCGCGCACGAATCCGGGGCTCGTGGTGTCTCCGACGGACACTGTCTCCGACGCCGTCACCCAGTTCGCTCGTGACGCCGTCACGGAGTTTCACGACATCGCAGACGCCCGCGAACTCATCTCGCAAGAGGGGTTTCTCGCTACTGACTGGAAGCGCGGGCGCGGCCTCATCGGCGCGCTTGCCGCTGTCGGCGCGTGGGACGCCTTTTCTGAGTGGACCTACGAATACATCTCCTATCGCCCCCGCGAGCGGTGGGGAACCGAGCGCGACATCGACTACGACTCGGTGTTTGCGGCCGCGGAGACGGGCTATCCCGCAGTTTGGGACACGGTTGACGAGGTCGAAGGACAAGCCGTCTGTGTACCCCACACGCCCGGTCCCATCCTCCACGGGATTCGCGGCGACGACCCGGGGGCCGTCCGAGAGGTTGCTCACGCCATCGAGAGCGAACCCGTCGAGCAAACCGCGCTGTTCGTGACGAACCAGGGCACCGACGCACACCTCAAGCAGGGTACGATTTCTACTGCAAAAAACGGCCACGCGTACCGGCTTTCGGGCCGAGTAGCCACCCCACCGGAAACGCGGGAAGGAGGGCACGTTTTCTTCGACATTGAATCCGACGGAGCGCGCCTCCAGTGTGCGGCGTTCGAGCCAACGAAGCGGTTCCGTGACCGCGTGCGCGCCCTCCGCGTCGGCGACGACCTCGTGGTGTGTGGCGAACTCAGCCGAGGCACGCTGAAACTCGAAAAGTTCGCCGTTCGCGGGTTGAACACAACCGCGTTCGAAACCCCCGAATGCCCGACGTGTGGTTGCCGAATGAAGTCTGCAGGCGCAGATCAAGGCTATCGCTGTCGGGACTGTTCCACGAGCGCGCCGGGGAAGGTAGAAGTGTCGGTCGCGCGCAGCATCGAGCGCGGGTGGTACGAGGTGCCGCCGTGTGCACGGAGACATATCGCGAAACCGTTAGTTCGTGGTAGGTTCGAGTGGGAAACCCACGCAGAGCGCTGA
- a CDS encoding succinylglutamate desuccinylase/aspartoacylase family protein, giving the protein MTTLGTAEAAPGEMDVGRLAVGELRDGSPLRLPVAVINGASEGSTLYIQAASDGDELNGVGVLKTLVPQLDPTELAGTILLVGIVNYHGFQVAQHRNPIDDTKMNRAYPGDKNGTSSERIAAATFEIASRADYVLDLHQGSTSRMINETRVRCGRRHHMHDECLELARVFGCGHILDQKGPNGQLARAAPDKGIPTIDPELGGAVGWDEQSIGLGVRGIYNVLRYYGFLDGDVDIEPQTRARGFRQFGAPSGGLVSFEKDLGDRVRAGDTLFRVTDVFGTVKDTIDADTDGIFWRTRRLPQVATGEYVCSVGVDIDEI; this is encoded by the coding sequence ATGACGACCCTCGGCACGGCAGAGGCCGCTCCCGGTGAGATGGACGTCGGTCGGTTAGCCGTTGGCGAACTCCGCGACGGCAGCCCGCTTCGGCTCCCTGTCGCCGTGATAAACGGGGCTTCCGAGGGGAGCACGCTCTATATTCAGGCGGCGAGTGACGGCGACGAACTGAACGGCGTTGGCGTATTGAAGACGCTCGTTCCACAACTCGACCCGACCGAACTCGCTGGCACGATTCTCCTCGTCGGCATCGTCAACTATCACGGTTTTCAGGTCGCACAGCACAGAAACCCAATCGACGACACGAAGATGAACCGGGCGTACCCCGGTGACAAAAACGGCACCTCATCAGAGCGAATTGCCGCCGCCACCTTCGAAATCGCGAGTCGCGCAGACTACGTGCTCGACCTCCACCAGGGCTCGACCAGCCGGATGATAAACGAAACCCGCGTCCGCTGTGGCCGTCGCCACCACATGCACGACGAGTGCCTCGAACTCGCCCGCGTGTTCGGCTGTGGCCACATTTTGGACCAGAAAGGGCCGAACGGCCAACTCGCCCGCGCTGCGCCCGATAAGGGCATCCCGACCATCGACCCCGAACTCGGCGGCGCGGTTGGCTGGGACGAACAAAGCATCGGCCTCGGCGTCCGCGGCATCTACAACGTGCTTCGCTACTACGGCTTCTTAGACGGCGACGTGGACATCGAGCCCCAGACCCGTGCGCGTGGCTTTCGCCAGTTTGGCGCGCCCTCCGGCGGCCTCGTGAGCTTCGAGAAAGACCTCGGCGACCGAGTGCGAGCGGGCGACACGCTGTTTCGCGTCACCGACGTGTTCGGCACCGTAAAGGACACCATTGACGCCGACACCGACGGCATCTTCTGGCGAACCCGCCGCCTTCCGCAGGTTGCAACCGGCGAGTACGTCTGCTCGGTCGGCGTCGATATCGACGAAATCTGA
- a CDS encoding DUF5518 domain-containing protein has translation MAEQNIWVNALIGAVVAVIFSWIPFSPVLGGAIAGYLQKDEGLKVGALSGAISAIPIMGIAFLFFGIVSFFTISTGAPRGGLAVGLIVWIILFFVLLYTVVLSAVGGILGVYIAREA, from the coding sequence ATGGCAGAGCAGAATATTTGGGTCAATGCGCTCATCGGCGCGGTCGTCGCAGTCATTTTTTCGTGGATTCCCTTCTCGCCGGTGCTCGGCGGCGCCATCGCGGGGTATCTCCAGAAAGACGAGGGGCTGAAAGTCGGGGCGCTCTCGGGCGCGATTTCGGCGATTCCCATCATGGGCATCGCCTTCCTCTTTTTCGGCATCGTCTCGTTTTTCACCATCAGCACCGGTGCGCCACGGGGCGGACTGGCGGTTGGCCTCATCGTCTGGATTATCCTCTTTTTCGTCCTCCTCTACACCGTCGTGTTGAGCGCGGTTGGCGGCATCCTCGGCGTCTACATCGCACGGGAAGCATAG
- a CDS encoding gamma-glutamylcyclotransferase family protein, with protein MDVFVYGTLTDPDTVSEVVATYEFVCDARLDGLRRVEGTYPTLAPAPGDSVTGKLLRTADIRSLDAYEGVESGLYVRVSVPFTDHSVAVYVGDPDRLDVAESVAWPGDDSFEARVRRYLAENAVRVHEVA; from the coding sequence ATGGATGTGTTCGTCTACGGCACGCTGACCGACCCCGACACGGTCAGCGAGGTGGTCGCAACCTACGAGTTCGTCTGTGACGCCCGGCTCGATGGGCTCCGGCGCGTCGAAGGTACCTACCCGACGCTCGCCCCCGCACCCGGCGACTCCGTCACTGGCAAGCTCTTACGAACCGCTGACATCCGCTCGCTCGACGCCTACGAGGGCGTCGAAAGCGGGCTGTACGTCCGGGTGAGCGTACCGTTCACCGACCACTCGGTCGCGGTGTACGTTGGTGATCCCGACCGCCTCGACGTTGCAGAATCGGTCGCGTGGCCCGGCGATGACTCGTTCGAAGCCCGCGTGCGACGCTACCTCGCGGAAAATGCGGTGCGCGTTCACGAAGTTGCGTAA
- a CDS encoding DUF7511 domain-containing protein, producing MSGNEYDLSKSGWSNGAKAQSFTSRNRWPEFDLDYTIESNGPREECTVYPREASEDALMTQWITASEGSFVDLTDAR from the coding sequence ATGAGCGGAAACGAATACGATCTCAGCAAGTCCGGATGGTCGAACGGCGCGAAAGCCCAGTCGTTTACCTCGCGCAACCGCTGGCCAGAGTTCGACCTCGATTACACGATCGAGTCGAACGGCCCACGCGAAGAGTGCACCGTGTACCCACGCGAGGCGAGCGAAGACGCGCTGATGACGCAATGGATTACGGCGTCCGAGGGGTCTTTCGTTGACCTAACGGACGCTCGCTGA
- a CDS encoding DUF7536 family protein: MTDEPSRSPRANMVAALNVPQNARRGFGFALLATLAIFVFFVLLPGTFRSPLFYLALGFVLATSLGAFATVILTLVSAYRLSRES, from the coding sequence GTGACTGACGAACCGTCCCGCTCGCCGCGTGCGAACATGGTCGCCGCGCTCAACGTGCCACAGAACGCACGGCGTGGCTTTGGCTTCGCCCTCCTCGCCACGCTCGCCATCTTCGTGTTTTTCGTCCTTCTGCCGGGAACGTTCCGCTCGCCGCTGTTTTACCTCGCGTTAGGATTCGTCCTCGCCACGTCGCTCGGCGCGTTCGCTACGGTGATTCTCACACTCGTCTCGGCCTACAGGCTGTCGAGAGAGTCCTGA
- a CDS encoding pyridoxal-phosphate dependent enzyme, which produces MYACTSCARTYESSPDEPWRCACGHALDFADRPLPDGPAPDPVALDTRPGLWTFSEFLPMEPRVTLGEGWTPLVDAAEWDAQFKLEYVFPTGSFKDRGATTTLSWASQLGVETVIEDSSGNAGAAIATYAARTGIDAEIYVPAAVKPAKRRAIERAGATVVPIEGDRQAVTDACIEAAERGEGWYASHAWNPAFFAGTQTVAFELAAQRDWDVPDAVVLPLGHGTLFLGAYRGFKALLEAGWTTEMPRLLGAQAAGFAPIADELHGPTDAKNDVADGIQIRDPARKDQLLAAIEATGGDAIAVEAEETNAELDRLHRAGFYVEPTSASATAALATYRARGVIDDGDDVVVPLTGSALKMQ; this is translated from the coding sequence ATGTACGCCTGCACGTCCTGTGCCCGAACCTACGAATCGAGTCCTGACGAGCCGTGGCGCTGTGCGTGCGGCCACGCCCTCGATTTTGCCGACCGACCGTTGCCCGACGGCCCCGCACCCGACCCGGTTGCGCTCGATACGCGCCCCGGCCTCTGGACGTTCTCGGAGTTTCTGCCGATGGAGCCGCGGGTCACGCTCGGGGAGGGGTGGACGCCGCTCGTGGATGCCGCAGAGTGGGACGCCCAGTTCAAACTTGAGTACGTCTTTCCGACGGGGAGTTTCAAAGACCGAGGCGCGACGACGACGCTCTCGTGGGCCAGTCAACTGGGCGTCGAAACCGTCATCGAAGACTCCTCGGGGAACGCGGGCGCGGCAATCGCCACCTACGCCGCCCGCACGGGCATCGACGCGGAAATCTACGTCCCTGCAGCGGTGAAACCCGCAAAGCGCCGTGCCATCGAACGCGCCGGGGCGACCGTCGTCCCCATCGAAGGCGACCGACAAGCCGTCACCGACGCCTGCATCGAGGCGGCAGAACGCGGCGAGGGCTGGTACGCGAGCCACGCGTGGAATCCCGCCTTCTTCGCCGGAACGCAAACGGTGGCCTTCGAACTCGCCGCCCAGCGCGACTGGGACGTGCCCGATGCGGTCGTGTTGCCACTCGGCCACGGGACGCTGTTTTTGGGCGCGTATCGCGGCTTTAAAGCCCTGCTTGAAGCGGGCTGGACGACTGAAATGCCACGTTTATTGGGCGCACAGGCCGCCGGATTCGCCCCGATTGCAGACGAACTGCACGGCCCGACAGACGCCAAAAACGACGTTGCAGACGGGATTCAGATACGCGACCCCGCCCGCAAAGACCAGTTGCTCGCCGCAATCGAAGCCACCGGCGGCGACGCGATTGCCGTCGAAGCCGAAGAAACGAACGCCGAACTCGACCGCCTCCACCGCGCGGGTTTCTACGTCGAACCGACGAGCGCGAGCGCGACGGCCGCACTCGCTACCTACCGTGCGCGTGGCGTTATCGACGACGGCGACGACGTGGTCGTCCCGCTCACGGGGAGTGCACTGAAGATGCAGTGA
- the ilvA gene encoding threonine ammonia-lyase: MLELADVIKARERVEAVARHTPLDYSHTFSDITGATVHLKLETFQRTGSFKIRGASNRIATLSPEEQAAGVVTASAGNHAQGVALAATRNGVDAKIVMPEYAPISKVKATRAYGAEVVLYGKDYDEAADKAHQIEREEGRCYVHAFDDEKVMAGQGTIGLEIYDDLPEVDTVVVGIGGGGLIAGIATALKAKNPDIRVIGVQAEGASSVAQSLEKGSVQQIDSVDTIADGIATRSVGQQTFEVIEERVDEVVTVSDSEIAVALISLLERGKTLVEGAGAVPLAALLSEKFDYEEGEVIVPALCGGNIDLNVLTTVIMRGLVETGRYLKIRTVLKDRPGALERLIEVIATEKANIYAIQHDRTSRDLAMNAAEVEVDLETRGHDHVAAVLAALEANDYEVDVLI; the protein is encoded by the coding sequence ATGCTCGAACTTGCTGACGTAATCAAGGCCCGAGAGCGGGTTGAGGCGGTCGCCCGCCACACACCGCTCGACTATTCTCACACCTTCTCCGATATCACCGGCGCGACGGTGCATCTCAAACTCGAAACCTTCCAGCGCACGGGGTCGTTCAAGATTCGTGGCGCGTCGAATCGCATTGCCACGCTTTCGCCCGAGGAACAGGCCGCCGGTGTCGTCACCGCGAGCGCCGGGAATCACGCACAGGGTGTCGCGCTCGCCGCCACGCGAAACGGCGTGGACGCGAAAATCGTGATGCCCGAATACGCCCCCATCTCGAAGGTCAAGGCGACGCGCGCCTACGGTGCGGAGGTCGTCCTCTACGGCAAAGACTACGACGAGGCCGCGGACAAAGCCCACCAAATTGAGCGCGAGGAGGGGCGGTGTTACGTCCACGCCTTCGACGACGAGAAGGTGATGGCCGGGCAGGGAACCATCGGCTTAGAAATCTACGACGACCTCCCCGAAGTCGATACTGTCGTGGTGGGCATCGGTGGCGGCGGTCTCATCGCCGGGATTGCGACCGCGCTCAAAGCCAAGAATCCAGACATTCGCGTCATTGGCGTGCAGGCAGAGGGGGCCTCAAGTGTCGCCCAATCGCTCGAAAAAGGTTCTGTCCAGCAAATAGACAGCGTTGATACCATCGCCGACGGCATCGCCACCCGGAGCGTCGGCCAGCAGACGTTCGAGGTCATCGAAGAGCGCGTGGACGAGGTCGTCACTGTCTCTGATTCCGAAATCGCCGTCGCGCTCATCTCGCTGCTCGAACGCGGCAAGACGCTCGTTGAAGGGGCAGGGGCCGTCCCGCTCGCCGCGCTGCTCTCTGAGAAGTTTGACTACGAGGAAGGGGAGGTAATTGTCCCCGCGCTGTGTGGCGGAAACATCGACTTGAACGTGCTCACGACGGTCATCATGCGCGGGCTGGTCGAAACGGGGCGCTACCTGAAGATTCGGACCGTGCTCAAAGACCGCCCCGGCGCGCTCGAACGCCTCATCGAGGTCATCGCCACAGAGAAGGCGAACATCTACGCCATCCAACACGACCGCACCTCGCGCGACCTCGCGATGAACGCCGCGGAGGTCGAAGTCGACTTAGAAACTCGCGGCCACGACCACGTCGCAGCGGTGCTCGCCGCGCTCGAAGCCAACGACTACGAAGTGGACGTGCTTATCTGA
- a CDS encoding SDR family oxidoreductase has protein sequence MGDDYELSPPELTADRILTLTDPRFTDESVAIVTGAASGIGRATAVALAKNGLTVVATDMDEDGLAETVEIAAEVGATGPIETADVNLTDDTAVEALVETAAELGQLRYVANIAGLQHIDPIESFPMETYDLMQNVMVRAPFLLTKCALPHIREADDGVGAIANMASVHGHVATQDKPVYIMTKFALRGLTQAIAAEGEGRVRSFSVSTAYVKTPLVTKQVPDTARERGISEREVVEDVMLGHSRVKEMMEPVDVANLFTFGFSQYGQHLDGGDLRWDGGMTLTYE, from the coding sequence ATGGGAGACGACTACGAGCTTTCGCCGCCCGAACTGACCGCAGACCGGATTCTCACCCTCACAGACCCGCGATTCACCGACGAGTCGGTCGCCATCGTGACCGGGGCGGCCTCCGGCATCGGCCGCGCCACCGCCGTCGCCCTCGCCAAAAACGGCCTCACCGTCGTCGCCACCGACATGGACGAAGACGGCCTCGCAGAGACTGTCGAAATCGCAGCCGAAGTGGGCGCGACCGGTCCCATCGAAACCGCTGACGTGAATCTCACCGACGACACCGCGGTCGAAGCGCTCGTCGAGACGGCCGCCGAGTTGGGCCAACTGCGCTACGTGGCGAACATCGCCGGACTACAGCACATAGACCCCATCGAGAGCTTCCCGATGGAGACCTACGATCTCATGCAGAACGTGATGGTTCGCGCGCCGTTCTTGCTCACGAAATGCGCCCTCCCGCACATCCGCGAGGCCGACGACGGCGTCGGCGCAATCGCCAACATGGCATCGGTCCACGGGCACGTCGCCACCCAGGACAAACCCGTGTACATCATGACGAAGTTCGCCCTCCGCGGGCTGACACAGGCGATTGCCGCAGAGGGCGAGGGGAGGGTTCGAAGTTTCAGCGTCTCTACGGCCTACGTCAAAACGCCACTTGTCACGAAGCAAGTCCCCGACACCGCCCGCGAGCGGGGAATCAGCGAGCGCGAGGTGGTCGAAGACGTGATGCTCGGCCACAGCCGCGTAAAAGAGATGATGGAACCGGTAGACGTGGCGAACCTCTTCACGTTCGGTTTCTCGCAGTACGGCCAGCATCTCGATGGGGGCGACCTGCGCTGGGACGGCGGCATGACACTCACCTATGAGTAA
- a CDS encoding potassium channel family protein produces MSDEVGYEPVSVKQVLAEMKDIAELLIDLSYSAVLLGSDEVAEEVLVLEERMDVLQMQARMSLLMAARSPEDAEALAPVLGVVGAAEKISDAAGDIAKIVLEDIGLPDAMRAAIPEAVETLVRVTITEQSALDGKSLGRENIETETGVRIIALRRSGNWLLNPDHETKLEAGDVMLLRGPEDGVSRVYEQASGRAYVPPNPPEPGIEDLERAVDSIVLMKNMAELAVDLAYGSVLFDSAEVAEEVVELEAEVDALQSRFEAWVLQAASRVDDPVQLRGLVHLARSTEVISDAALEISEGVLRGLGTHPVVEQAVLESDEVIIRLTVGEGSDLDGVTLRDKMVKTETGMRVIAVHRRNKTHDARGVPDEWVVSPGPLTALHVGDVLIAKGTRTGAERLAQLAGQDSLDSL; encoded by the coding sequence ATGTCCGATGAGGTCGGCTATGAGCCGGTCAGCGTAAAGCAGGTTTTAGCAGAGATGAAAGACATCGCTGAACTGCTCATCGACCTCTCCTACTCGGCGGTGTTGCTCGGCAGCGACGAGGTCGCAGAGGAGGTGCTCGTCTTAGAAGAACGCATGGACGTCCTCCAGATGCAAGCGCGCATGAGCCTGCTCATGGCCGCACGCAGCCCCGAAGACGCAGAGGCGCTCGCGCCCGTCCTCGGCGTCGTCGGCGCAGCCGAGAAAATCAGCGACGCAGCGGGCGATATCGCCAAAATCGTCTTAGAAGACATCGGCCTGCCCGACGCCATGCGGGCGGCGATTCCAGAGGCCGTCGAAACCCTCGTGCGCGTGACCATCACTGAACAGTCCGCACTCGACGGGAAATCGCTCGGCCGTGAGAACATCGAGACCGAAACCGGCGTGCGCATCATCGCGCTCCGGCGCAGCGGCAACTGGCTGCTGAATCCCGACCACGAAACGAAACTCGAAGCCGGTGACGTGATGTTGCTGCGCGGGCCGGAAGACGGCGTCTCACGGGTGTACGAGCAAGCGAGCGGCCGTGCCTACGTCCCACCGAACCCACCGGAACCCGGCATCGAGGACTTAGAGCGCGCGGTCGACTCGATTGTGCTGATGAAGAACATGGCCGAACTCGCCGTGGACTTGGCCTACGGCTCCGTGCTCTTCGACAGCGCAGAAGTCGCAGAGGAAGTCGTCGAATTGGAAGCCGAAGTGGACGCGCTCCAATCGCGCTTCGAGGCGTGGGTGTTGCAGGCGGCCAGTCGCGTCGACGACCCCGTCCAGTTGCGCGGGCTCGTCCACCTCGCGCGCTCGACGGAAGTCATCAGCGACGCCGCGCTCGAAATCAGCGAGGGTGTCCTGCGCGGCCTCGGCACCCACCCCGTGGTCGAACAGGCTGTCCTCGAAAGCGACGAGGTCATCATCCGCCTGACGGTGGGCGAGGGAAGCGACTTAGACGGCGTGACGCTGCGCGATAAGATGGTGAAAACCGAGACGGGAATGCGCGTGATTGCCGTCCACCGCCGGAACAAAACCCACGACGCTCGCGGCGTCCCTGACGAGTGGGTTGTCTCGCCGGGGCCGCTCACGGCGCTCCACGTCGGTGACGTGCTCATCGCAAAGGGTACGCGAACCGGGGCAGAACGCCTCGCGCAACTCGCCGGTCAGGACTCTCTCGACAGCCTGTAG
- a CDS encoding Rid family detoxifying hydrolase, translated as MKEIIHTDEAPEAVGAYSQATTNGSLVFTAGQIPLTPDGELLDDEPIDVQARQCLDNLTAVLAEAGAEMSDVLKVSVFLDDIDDFAEMNDTYATYFDDEPPARSAVEVGSLPKGVGVEIEAIASVE; from the coding sequence ATGAAGGAAATCATCCACACCGACGAGGCTCCAGAAGCCGTCGGGGCGTACAGCCAGGCAACCACCAACGGGTCGCTCGTGTTCACCGCCGGGCAGATTCCCCTCACGCCCGACGGTGAGCTGCTGGATGACGAACCCATCGACGTACAGGCGCGTCAGTGCCTCGACAACCTGACCGCCGTGCTCGCGGAAGCGGGCGCGGAGATGAGCGACGTGCTCAAAGTCTCCGTCTTCTTAGACGACATCGACGACTTCGCGGAGATGAACGACACCTACGCCACGTACTTCGACGACGAGCCACCTGCACGGAGCGCCGTTGAAGTCGGCAGCCTGCCAAAGGGCGTCGGCGTCGAAATCGAAGCCATCGCCTCCGTGGAGTAA
- the citZ gene encoding citrate synthase gives MSDELKKGLEGVLVAESSLSFIDGDAGKLVYRGYTIEDLARNTSYEEVLYLLWHGELPTEDELAEFADAMATEREVTDGLLAEVRELAEQDEEPMAALRTLVSALSAYDPDANADVDPTDIDANLRKARRITAKIPTLLAAYTRIRNGNDPVDPRQDLSHAANFLYMLNDEEPNDVLEDVFDQALVLHADHGLNASTFSAMVTASTLTDLHSSITSAVGTLAGSLHGGANANVMKMLEEVDASGKAPGQWVEDALANGRRVPGFGHRVYNVKDPRANILGEQSESLGEAAGDMKWYNYSVAIEEYVSEEKGLAPNVDFYSATTYYQMGIPIDIYTPIFAMSRAGGWIAHVLEQYEDNRLIRPRARYVGAEARTVTPLAER, from the coding sequence ATGTCTGACGAGCTCAAGAAAGGGCTAGAAGGTGTGCTTGTTGCAGAGTCGTCACTTTCGTTTATTGACGGCGACGCTGGCAAGCTCGTCTACCGTGGCTATACAATCGAGGATCTCGCTCGAAATACAAGCTACGAAGAAGTACTCTACCTCCTCTGGCACGGTGAGCTGCCGACAGAGGACGAACTCGCCGAGTTCGCTGACGCGATGGCCACCGAACGCGAGGTCACAGACGGCCTGCTCGCCGAGGTTCGGGAACTCGCAGAGCAGGACGAAGAGCCAATGGCGGCCCTCAGAACGCTCGTCTCCGCACTCTCCGCCTACGACCCCGACGCAAACGCCGACGTCGACCCGACTGACATTGACGCGAACCTCCGCAAGGCGCGACGCATCACCGCGAAGATTCCGACGCTCCTCGCGGCGTACACGCGCATCCGCAACGGGAACGACCCCGTTGACCCGCGCCAAGACCTCTCGCACGCGGCGAACTTCCTCTACATGCTGAACGACGAGGAGCCAAACGACGTCTTAGAAGACGTGTTCGACCAGGCGCTCGTGCTCCACGCAGACCACGGCCTGAACGCTTCGACGTTCTCTGCGATGGTGACGGCTTCGACGCTCACCGACCTCCACAGCTCCATCACGAGCGCCGTGGGCACGCTCGCAGGCAGTCTCCACGGCGGCGCGAACGCGAACGTGATGAAGATGTTAGAAGAGGTCGACGCAAGCGGCAAAGCGCCCGGCCAGTGGGTCGAAGACGCCCTCGCTAACGGCCGTCGTGTCCCCGGCTTCGGCCACCGCGTCTACAACGTCAAAGACCCGCGCGCCAACATCCTCGGCGAGCAGTCTGAATCGCTCGGTGAGGCCGCAGGCGACATGAAGTGGTACAACTACTCCGTCGCCATCGAGGAGTATGTGAGCGAGGAGAAGGGCCTCGCGCCGAACGTGGACTTCTACTCTGCGACGACGTACTACCAGATGGGCATCCCAATCGACATCTACACGCCAATCTTCGCCATGTCCCGGGCCGGTGGCTGGATTGCCCACGTCTTAGAGCAGTACGAGGACAACCGCCTCATCCGCCCCCGCGCTCGCTACGTCGGCGCAGAAGCCCGCACGGTCACACCGCTCGCAGAGCGATAA